A single Candoia aspera isolate rCanAsp1 chromosome 9, rCanAsp1.hap2, whole genome shotgun sequence DNA region contains:
- the PLEKHA2 gene encoding pleckstrin homology domain-containing family A member 2 isoform X1 → MPYVDRQNRICGFLDIEDNETCGKFLRRYFILDTKINSLLWYMDNPQNLAVGSRAVGSLQLTYISKVSVAAPKQKPKTPFCFVINALSQRYVLQANDQKDLQDWVEALNTASKITVPKHGSLSLATEVGRRPYKTEIIGGVVVQTPISVNQNGGDGSEGSELASHPLLKRSQSYIPTTKTPVGPLVLKSGYCVKQGNVRKSWKRRYFMLDETSVSYFKCEQDKEPLRSILLKDVLKTHECLVKSGDLLMRDNLFEIITSYRTFYIQAYSPEEMKSWIKEISGAVQALKSCPREMPLVRSVSMDKRGSPSLSSSATSSIARLKQRGEESGVGHKGPATSCWLPWMPVPQLEEKQQPGSKEKADQLSNSGFAPLFAERDAGDPQVRRLRHRSEPQNSKEHRFLIDLDDENIRTSDV, encoded by the exons ATGCCTTATGTAGATCGTCAGAATCGAATCTGCGGATTCCTGGACATTGAGGATAATGAAACCTGTGGAAAGTTCCTGCGACGGTATTTCATCCTGGATACCAAAATCAACAGCCTTCTGTGGTATATGGACAATCCTCAG AACCTGGCTGTAGGCTCGAGAGCAGTAGGATCCTTACAACTGACCTACATCTCTAAG GTCAGCGTGGCTGCCCCCAAACAAAAGCCGAAAACACCGTTCTGTTTTG TTATCAACGCCTTGTCTCAGCGCTATGTCTTGCAAGCAAATGACCAAAAAGATCTGCAAGACTGGGTGGAAGCATTAAATACGGCCAGCAAGATTACG GTACCAAAGCATGGAAGTTTGTCACTAGCCACAGAAGTGGGAAGGCGCCCATATAAGACTGAGATCATTGGTGGAGTAGTTGTGCAGACTCCCATCTCGGTCAACCAG aatGGAGGGGATGGCTCTGAAGGCAGTGAGCTCGCATCTCACCCTTTGTTGAAACGGTCCCAGAGTTACATCCCAACCACCAAAACACCGGTTGGACCTCTAGTCCTCAAGAGCGGTTACTGTGTCAAACAGGGGAATGTG AGAAAGAGCTGGAAACGCCGGTACTTTATGCTGGATGAAACTTCTGTCAGTTATTTCAAATGTGAGCAG GATAAAGAGCCCCTGCGGTCAATCCTCCTGAAGGATGTGCTGAAGACACATGAATGTCTCGTCAAATCTGG tGACCTTCTAATGAGGGATAATCTCTTTGAAATTATAACAAGCTACCGGACCTTCTATATCCAG GCCTACAGCCCTGAAGAGATGAAAAGCTGGATCAAAGAGATCTCGGGTGCAGTACAGGCCTTAAAGAGCTGCCCCAGA gAAATGCCTTTGGTGAGGTCAGTCTCGATGGATAAACGAGGGAGTCCCTCCTTGTCCAGCTCCGCCACATCCTCCATCGCACGGCTAAAGCAGCGAGGAGAGGAGTCCGGGGTTGGTCACAAAGGCCCTGCCACTTCTTGCTGGCTCCCGTGGATGCCCGTGCCCCAGTTggaagagaagcagcagccagggtCAAAGGAGAAGGCTGATCAGCTGAGCAACTCTGGGTTTGCCCCTTTGTTTGCTGAGCGAGATGCTGGAGACCCCCAGGTCCGGCGTCTCCGGCACAGGTCGGAACCCCAGAACTCCAAAGAGCACCGCTTTCTGATTGATTTGGATGATGAAAACATCCGAACCTCAGACGTGTGA
- the PLEKHA2 gene encoding pleckstrin homology domain-containing family A member 2 isoform X2: MPYVDRQNRICGFLDIEDNETCGKFLRRYFILDTKINSLLWYMDNPQNLAVGSRAVGSLQLTYISKVSVAAPKQKPKTPFCFVINALSQRYVLQANDQKDLQDWVEALNTASKITNGGDGSEGSELASHPLLKRSQSYIPTTKTPVGPLVLKSGYCVKQGNVRKSWKRRYFMLDETSVSYFKCEQDKEPLRSILLKDVLKTHECLVKSGDLLMRDNLFEIITSYRTFYIQAYSPEEMKSWIKEISGAVQALKSCPREMPLVRSVSMDKRGSPSLSSSATSSIARLKQRGEESGVGHKGPATSCWLPWMPVPQLEEKQQPGSKEKADQLSNSGFAPLFAERDAGDPQVRRLRHRSEPQNSKEHRFLIDLDDENIRTSDV; encoded by the exons ATGCCTTATGTAGATCGTCAGAATCGAATCTGCGGATTCCTGGACATTGAGGATAATGAAACCTGTGGAAAGTTCCTGCGACGGTATTTCATCCTGGATACCAAAATCAACAGCCTTCTGTGGTATATGGACAATCCTCAG AACCTGGCTGTAGGCTCGAGAGCAGTAGGATCCTTACAACTGACCTACATCTCTAAG GTCAGCGTGGCTGCCCCCAAACAAAAGCCGAAAACACCGTTCTGTTTTG TTATCAACGCCTTGTCTCAGCGCTATGTCTTGCAAGCAAATGACCAAAAAGATCTGCAAGACTGGGTGGAAGCATTAAATACGGCCAGCAAGATTACG aatGGAGGGGATGGCTCTGAAGGCAGTGAGCTCGCATCTCACCCTTTGTTGAAACGGTCCCAGAGTTACATCCCAACCACCAAAACACCGGTTGGACCTCTAGTCCTCAAGAGCGGTTACTGTGTCAAACAGGGGAATGTG AGAAAGAGCTGGAAACGCCGGTACTTTATGCTGGATGAAACTTCTGTCAGTTATTTCAAATGTGAGCAG GATAAAGAGCCCCTGCGGTCAATCCTCCTGAAGGATGTGCTGAAGACACATGAATGTCTCGTCAAATCTGG tGACCTTCTAATGAGGGATAATCTCTTTGAAATTATAACAAGCTACCGGACCTTCTATATCCAG GCCTACAGCCCTGAAGAGATGAAAAGCTGGATCAAAGAGATCTCGGGTGCAGTACAGGCCTTAAAGAGCTGCCCCAGA gAAATGCCTTTGGTGAGGTCAGTCTCGATGGATAAACGAGGGAGTCCCTCCTTGTCCAGCTCCGCCACATCCTCCATCGCACGGCTAAAGCAGCGAGGAGAGGAGTCCGGGGTTGGTCACAAAGGCCCTGCCACTTCTTGCTGGCTCCCGTGGATGCCCGTGCCCCAGTTggaagagaagcagcagccagggtCAAAGGAGAAGGCTGATCAGCTGAGCAACTCTGGGTTTGCCCCTTTGTTTGCTGAGCGAGATGCTGGAGACCCCCAGGTCCGGCGTCTCCGGCACAGGTCGGAACCCCAGAACTCCAAAGAGCACCGCTTTCTGATTGATTTGGATGATGAAAACATCCGAACCTCAGACGTGTGA